Proteins encoded within one genomic window of Aurantiacibacter spongiae:
- a CDS encoding sensor histidine kinase yields the protein MVSGQPDNQPARVPFRTVALSIIGLWATYFALVTLRGELLALPDFGGLIWLRIAATLCGMAITLGLWLVLRPFDSQRLWVKIVAALVLALPAALLTAQTNAFVFDSMQSQLDRQVREQAGVPDPENEDLQNEDLMADGGIPVIDSQFYRLTELTFGRYFMLLAWCALYLALLTGEKARAAERREGEFRRAAKAAELRSLRYQVNPHFLFNTLNSLSALVLTGKTQAAERMIQMLSTFYRRSLADDPTSDVPLRDEIALQKLYLDIETVRFPLRMQTRYDIPAELESALVPGMILQPLVENSVKHAVAPSSDQITVTLSAREEYGRLVVTVADDGQRDEHDDTGTPGFGIGVENVRQRLEARFGREANVVSGRVPGGYATHLRLPLLRAREARAA from the coding sequence GCTCGTAACCCTTCGGGGCGAGCTTCTCGCGCTGCCCGATTTCGGCGGGCTGATCTGGCTGCGTATCGCCGCCACGCTGTGCGGAATGGCGATCACGCTGGGCCTGTGGCTGGTCCTGCGACCGTTCGATTCGCAGCGGCTGTGGGTCAAGATCGTCGCGGCGCTGGTGCTGGCGCTTCCCGCCGCCCTGCTGACCGCTCAGACCAACGCCTTCGTCTTCGATTCGATGCAGTCGCAGCTCGATCGGCAGGTGCGCGAACAGGCCGGCGTCCCCGATCCCGAAAACGAGGATCTGCAGAACGAGGATCTGATGGCGGACGGCGGCATCCCGGTCATCGATTCGCAGTTCTACCGCCTCACGGAACTCACCTTCGGACGCTATTTCATGCTGCTTGCGTGGTGCGCGCTCTACCTCGCCCTGCTGACCGGGGAGAAAGCGCGCGCGGCGGAGCGGCGCGAGGGCGAGTTTCGCCGTGCGGCAAAGGCCGCCGAGCTGCGTTCGCTGCGCTACCAGGTCAATCCGCATTTCCTGTTCAACACGCTCAATTCGCTGTCTGCCCTCGTGCTGACCGGGAAGACGCAGGCGGCCGAGCGGATGATCCAGATGCTCAGCACCTTCTACCGCCGCAGCCTCGCCGACGATCCCACCTCGGACGTGCCGCTGCGCGACGAGATCGCCCTGCAGAAGCTCTATCTCGACATCGAGACTGTGCGGTTTCCGCTGCGGATGCAGACGCGCTACGACATTCCTGCCGAGCTGGAGAGCGCGCTGGTGCCAGGCATGATCCTGCAACCGCTGGTGGAAAATTCGGTCAAGCACGCCGTCGCGCCGTCCTCCGATCAGATCACCGTCACGCTCTCGGCGCGCGAGGAATACGGGCGGCTGGTGGTGACGGTCGCCGACGACGGGCAGCGAGACGAGCACGACGACACCGGGACGCCCGGCTTCGGCATCGGCGTGGAGAATGTCAGGCAGCGGCTGGAAGCGCGGTTCGGCCGGGAGGCGAACGTCGTGTCGGGACGGGTACCCGGCGGTTACGCCACGCATCTGCGGCTGCCGCTGCTGCGCGCGAGGGAGGCGCGGGCCGCATGA
- a CDS encoding LytR/AlgR family response regulator transcription factor, with amino-acid sequence MTGKAATNDNPATTLRTLIVDDEPLAIERMQVLCAEIAHLTVIGTASDGESALRLADKLAPDLLLLDMTMPGMDGLTVARQAATKASPPAVIFVTAHENFAVEAFDIEAVDYVLKPVGGERLERAIARALARREERGADDRESGRWLTEFWVPNRSELLRIDAADVHRIDAERDYVRLHVGDASYLLLQTIAGLEAKLDPDRFIRIHRSTILRKDFITGLRHEGLGVWCAELEDGEALRIGRTYLKSVKAMAGR; translated from the coding sequence ATGACGGGGAAGGCCGCCACGAACGACAATCCCGCCACCACGCTGCGCACGCTGATCGTCGATGACGAGCCGCTGGCGATCGAGCGGATGCAGGTTCTGTGCGCGGAAATCGCGCATCTGACGGTCATCGGCACCGCGAGCGACGGCGAATCCGCGCTCCGCCTGGCCGACAAGCTCGCGCCCGACTTGCTGCTGCTGGACATGACGATGCCCGGAATGGACGGTCTGACCGTGGCGCGCCAGGCGGCCACCAAGGCGTCTCCGCCCGCTGTCATCTTCGTCACCGCGCACGAGAATTTCGCCGTCGAAGCCTTCGATATCGAAGCGGTCGACTACGTTCTGAAACCCGTTGGCGGCGAGCGTCTCGAACGGGCGATCGCCCGCGCTCTCGCGCGGCGGGAAGAGCGCGGCGCGGATGACCGGGAATCCGGCCGCTGGCTGACCGAATTCTGGGTACCCAACCGCTCCGAACTGCTGCGCATCGACGCCGCCGACGTCCACCGCATCGATGCCGAACGCGACTACGTCCGCCTCCATGTCGGCGATGCCAGCTATCTGCTGCTACAGACGATCGCCGGGCTGGAGGCAAAGCTCGATCCGGACAGGTTCATCCGCATTCATCGCTCCACGATCCTGCGCAAGGATTTCATCACCGGCCTGAGGCACGAGGGGCTGGGCGTATGGTGCGCGGAACTGGAGGATGGCGAGGCGCTGCGTATCGGGCGCACCTATCTCAAGAGCGTGAAGGCGATGGCCGGACGCTGA
- a CDS encoding UrcA family protein produces the protein MIRSKSIVLALAAAGLTLSAGAQAAPEEQQRSTAVRYTDLDLATADGVEELDRRMDRAARYVCRYNETDVGTRIRSRETRDCVDRARAQLDRRFAQIKREARLGG, from the coding sequence ATGATCCGATCCAAGAGCATCGTGCTGGCGCTTGCCGCCGCCGGACTCACCCTCTCGGCAGGCGCGCAGGCCGCGCCCGAGGAACAGCAGCGCAGCACCGCCGTGCGTTACACCGATCTCGACCTGGCAACCGCCGATGGCGTGGAAGAACTCGACCGCCGGATGGACCGCGCGGCGCGCTACGTGTGCCGCTACAACGAAACGGATGTCGGCACCCGCATCCGTTCGCGGGAAACCCGTGACTGCGTGGACCGGGCCCGGGCTCAGCTCGACCGTCGGTTCGCCCAGATCAAGCGGGAGGCGCGGCTCGGCGGCTGA